The genomic segment AGCTCCACGCGCCGTTCCTGGAAGAGATTGGAAAGCAGGGATGCTGTGTCTTTGATTATATCGTTGATATTATTAAACTTTAGCAAAAATGGGGACGGACGTGTAAAGTCCATAACATTGGCAAGAATTTTTTCAAGACGTTCTGTTTCGGTCATTATAATCTGTGCTGCTTTTTTTATTTTCTGTACATCGGGTGGGTTCTGGCTGATATTCTGTAATATTCTGCGAGAATACCCACCAACAGTCACAAGGGGGTTGCGGATTTCATGTGCTATATGTGATGCTATACGACCGATAGCTGCCAGTTTTTCAGATTCGACAATGGCCTCCTGACGTTGCTTTATTTTTTCCATCTCCTTTTTGAGGAGGTCAAGGCTGTTATAGCTTTCTATTGATAACGCAGCCTGATATGCAAATACCGTTAAAAGGTCCACACTATCCTGGGTAATTGGCATCTGATTGAATTTATTATCAGCTATAACAATGCCTATTGTTTTATTCAAAGCAATAAGAGGAACAATCACAAATTCATTCACATCAATGAAAGCCCTGATTTCATCATTAACACGGGGATCATGGTATGCATCATACACATGAATTGTTTCGCCGGTTTTAAATGCTTCAGTAAAAATTGTTTCTTCATTCAAATCGAATGACGTCGATGCAACTTTTTCTTTCAGTAATTGACCATGGGCATCATCCCCATTTGCGCCGCGGCTTAATATCTCCTTGTCCTTTTGTGGGCTTAAACTGCTCCAGATGGCAAATGCCTCTTCAAGAGTATCAGGACCAACTGCCATTCTACCATACAAAACATTATTCTTTTCATCTTTCAAAAAAAGCATTGCGCGATTAAATCCAAGCCCTGTCCCTGATGTTACGGCAGTTAATATAGTCCGTAGTACATGGTCAAGCACATCATCTTTCTGTATTTTTTCTGATAGTCTGGTAATAAGTGAAATCTGATAATCACGCTTTGTTTTACTGGTAACATCATCCATTACCATAATTATCTGTGGATCATTATTGGAAATCATATATGACAATTTGATGTCAGCAATAACGGTAATACGGTTATTTGAAATCAGGTGGGCTTTTTCCAAAACAATGGATTCATGAGTTTTTTTTATCTCTTCAATGGCTTGTAGCACAGTCCCTGT from the Spirochaetota bacterium genome contains:
- a CDS encoding ATP-binding protein gives rise to the protein MNDKLLQFSAITLFIIVIVVAMTISLVIYFINPHSWIFYLSIVCTTLLIFLFIYIRIIHKILFIDKIEKLHAIVENFKKGEFHHKVGQIDGDDPFAKIYSELLSASKNLENIIKSQKSEIEKLRELYTNMMFSMNAYIVVLDVHNTILFTNDLFLKKFQYTPQEVSGKNITELFYFLTGTVLQAIEEIKKTHESIVLEKAHLISNNRITVIADIKLSYMISNNDPQIIMVMDDVTSKTKRDYQISLITRLSEKIQKDDVLDHVLRTILTAVTSGTGLGFNRAMLFLKDEKNNVLYGRMAVGPDTLEEAFAIWSSLSPQKDKEILSRGANGDDAHGQLLKEKVASTSFDLNEETIFTEAFKTGETIHVYDAYHDPRVNDEIRAFIDVNEFVIVPLIALNKTIGIVIADNKFNQMPITQDSVDLLTVFAYQAALSIESYNSLDLLKKEMEKIKQRQEAIVESEKLAAIGRIASHIAHEIRNPLVTVGGYSRRILQNISQNPPDVQKIKKAAQIIMTETERLEKILANVMDFTRPSPFLLKFNNINDIIKDTASLLSNLFQERRVELSLQLQDVPLIKSDFNQMKQVMLNLLQNALDATQPYGVVEVKTYADDRYVYVDVSDTGTGIDEENMNIIFEPFYTTKTTGVGLGLAIVKKIVADHNGEIKVANRERGAVFTISIPLP